A window from Pseudooceanicola algae encodes these proteins:
- a CDS encoding ketopantoate reductase family protein — translation MLRPSIAILGAGAIGSLLAARLAAAGSDVTLVARGPRLAQIRAEGLKIRDLDGPRAITLPVTEALRSPVSVLFLCVKGPAIEAALRGNLDGIGPDTRIVPLVNGIPWWFFDDLGHPVRAVDPDGALFRLVPFQQIVGAVTMMTAGFEPDGTVVSTIPHFLALGPTIPDGPRPVDLADELTAAGIALDRADYIRPLVWEKLALNAATNPLSALTGQTLAQIAADPASCTRATALAREIEVLSAAYGNPIVVSDSLAARLTKAGAFRTSMLQDAEAGRALELAPITHAPLELAGARGVAMPETARLLADLQAVRPTQTLSFQDIPS, via the coding sequence ATGCTCCGACCTTCCATCGCCATTCTGGGCGCCGGCGCCATCGGATCGCTGCTGGCCGCACGCCTTGCGGCCGCCGGATCGGATGTGACGCTGGTGGCGCGGGGACCGCGTCTGGCGCAGATCCGGGCCGAGGGCCTGAAGATCCGCGATCTGGACGGGCCGCGCGCCATCACCCTTCCGGTGACAGAGGCCTTGCGCAGCCCTGTCAGTGTCCTATTCCTCTGCGTCAAGGGCCCGGCGATCGAAGCGGCCCTGCGCGGCAACCTCGACGGCATCGGGCCGGACACCCGGATCGTGCCGCTGGTCAATGGCATCCCCTGGTGGTTCTTCGACGATCTCGGCCACCCGGTACGCGCCGTCGACCCGGACGGCGCGCTTTTCCGACTGGTGCCGTTCCAGCAGATTGTCGGCGCTGTCACCATGATGACCGCCGGATTCGAGCCCGATGGCACCGTGGTTTCGACCATTCCGCATTTTCTGGCGCTTGGCCCCACCATCCCCGACGGCCCCCGCCCCGTCGACCTGGCCGATGAACTGACCGCCGCCGGCATTGCGCTGGACCGGGCCGATTACATCCGCCCGCTGGTCTGGGAAAAGCTGGCGCTGAACGCGGCGACCAACCCGCTGTCGGCCCTCACGGGTCAGACGCTGGCGCAGATCGCCGCCGACCCGGCGTCCTGCACCCGCGCCACGGCGCTGGCCCGCGAGATCGAGGTGCTTTCCGCCGCCTATGGCAATCCCATCGTGGTCAGCGACAGCCTTGCCGCGCGCCTGACCAAGGCGGGGGCTTTCCGCACCTCGATGTTGCAGGACGCCGAGGCCGGGCGGGCGCTGGAACTTGCCCCGATCACCCACGCACCGCTGGAGCTTGCCGGGGCGCGGGGTGTCGCCATGCCCGAAACCGCCCGCCTTCTTGCCGACCTTCAGGCCGTACGCCCGACCCAGACCCTCAGCTTCCAGGACATTCCCTCATGA
- a CDS encoding molybdopterin cofactor-binding domain-containing protein, with protein MPLTIYRETATGRETFLILDTDGTARGFNGHVDLGTGIETALAQIIAEELDLPLAAVAVILGHTASTPDQGPTIASETIQITARPLRIAAAQARLWLVEAAALRFNAPASEVETDSGALRHGDHTLPYAALLTGDAALTLDENTPVKDPSAYRVVGRPAPRRDLPAKLRGEFDYIQDVRLPGMLHGHVIRPPYAGRDSGDFIGRSLRGYDEAAIAGQDGFVAVHAQGDFLAVLATSAARARILAEALPVHWALPPELPDMEARDDTIRAQPSTPRLLEQTGDIDRALSEGPCLERTYSWPWHMHGTLGPSCALADWNAGQPIVWSGTQNPHMLRADLAQLTELPETSIEVRRHQAAGCYGRNCADDVAGDALLLARASGRPVSVQLTRAQETLWEPKGAAQVMQVAGALKGGDFHAYRHDSWYPSNRGPNLALLLTGRISPEPRPSDMGDRTIIPPYRIPHKRITVHDMAPIVRAAWLRGVSALPNTFAHESFTDELATEAGEDPVAFRLRHLDDPRAARLIRETAEKAGWEARSGPRLRRDGRMAYGQGFAFATYVHGPFPGTAAAAAAWVADVAVDTVTGEVTLTRVAIGQDQGLVINPDGVRQQIHGNVIQTASRVLQEEVSFDAISVSDRSFADYPVAGFATLPEIRSHIIAEPSDPPLGTGESAAVPAAAAIANAIFDATGVRMRAAPFTPEKMRAALGVSDAPTPIAPPARQPRLRRKLALLGGIATLAGLGLSLLPGARAIAPAPAPAATLYSAETLSRGEQLFALGNCAACHTAPGGIANAGGRMMQTPFGTLASTNLTPDAETGLGNWSYAAFARAMRQGISRDGRHLYPAFPYTSFARMTDPDLQALYAYLQTLEPVRAETAAAQMRVPRTVLPLWNMLNLDATPLVPEPAQDAEWNRGRYLVETVGHCSACHTPRTALGAESKAALSGAEVDGWFAPPLAGMAAGARGWDAASLRSYLSTGVAPGLSAASGPMAEVVAGLATLPESDIAAMATYLASQVSGAATPLPQQVAPQPDRMHRIYESACASCHEPVFPDSASVAQVPLGAAPALRAPSAAAAIRSITDGLRGPDGTSLRDMPAFAQELSTPDIAALARYLRQRYAADLPAWD; from the coding sequence ATGCCGCTGACGATCTACCGCGAGACGGCAACCGGTCGCGAGACCTTCCTGATCCTCGACACCGATGGCACCGCCCGTGGCTTCAACGGTCATGTCGATCTTGGCACCGGCATCGAAACCGCGCTGGCCCAGATCATCGCAGAGGAGCTTGACCTGCCCCTTGCGGCCGTCGCCGTGATCCTCGGGCATACGGCCAGCACGCCGGACCAGGGGCCCACCATCGCCTCTGAAACCATCCAGATCACCGCCCGGCCGCTGCGCATCGCCGCCGCCCAGGCGCGGCTCTGGCTGGTCGAAGCCGCCGCACTACGCTTCAACGCGCCCGCCTCGGAGGTCGAGACCGACAGTGGCGCCCTGCGTCATGGCGATCACACGCTTCCCTACGCCGCGCTGCTGACCGGGGATGCCGCCCTGACGCTGGACGAGAACACGCCGGTCAAGGATCCCTCCGCCTATCGCGTCGTGGGCCGCCCGGCCCCGCGCCGCGACCTGCCGGCCAAGCTGCGGGGCGAGTTCGACTATATCCAGGATGTGCGCCTGCCCGGCATGTTGCATGGGCATGTGATCCGCCCGCCCTATGCGGGGCGGGATTCGGGCGATTTCATCGGTCGGTCGCTGCGCGGTTACGATGAGGCGGCCATCGCCGGGCAGGACGGATTCGTCGCGGTCCATGCCCAGGGCGATTTCCTGGCCGTTCTGGCCACCAGCGCCGCCCGCGCCCGTATCCTCGCCGAGGCCCTGCCGGTACATTGGGCCCTGCCGCCCGAATTGCCCGACATGGAAGCCCGCGACGACACGATTCGCGCCCAGCCATCGACCCCGCGCCTGCTGGAACAGACCGGCGACATCGACCGCGCCCTGAGCGAAGGCCCGTGCCTTGAGCGGACCTATTCCTGGCCCTGGCACATGCATGGCACGCTGGGGCCCTCCTGCGCCCTGGCGGATTGGAACGCGGGCCAGCCGATTGTCTGGTCGGGCACCCAGAACCCGCATATGCTGCGCGCCGACCTTGCCCAGTTGACCGAACTGCCCGAAACCTCGATCGAGGTCCGCCGCCACCAGGCCGCCGGCTGCTACGGCCGCAATTGCGCCGACGATGTGGCGGGCGATGCCCTGCTGCTGGCGCGGGCCTCGGGCCGCCCGGTCTCGGTCCAGCTGACCCGCGCACAGGAAACCCTGTGGGAGCCCAAGGGCGCGGCCCAGGTGATGCAGGTTGCAGGCGCGCTGAAGGGCGGCGACTTCCACGCCTACAGGCACGACAGCTGGTATCCCTCCAACCGCGGCCCCAACCTGGCGCTGTTGCTGACCGGACGGATCTCGCCCGAGCCGCGCCCCTCGGACATGGGTGACCGGACGATCATCCCGCCCTATCGGATCCCGCACAAGCGCATCACCGTGCATGACATGGCCCCCATCGTGCGCGCGGCCTGGCTGCGTGGGGTCTCGGCCCTGCCCAATACCTTTGCCCATGAAAGCTTTACCGACGAACTGGCGACAGAGGCGGGCGAGGATCCGGTCGCCTTCCGCCTGCGTCACCTCGACGATCCCCGCGCCGCGCGGCTGATCCGCGAAACGGCCGAAAAGGCCGGTTGGGAGGCGCGCAGCGGCCCGCGCCTGCGCCGCGACGGGCGCATGGCCTATGGGCAGGGCTTTGCCTTTGCCACCTATGTGCATGGCCCCTTCCCCGGCACTGCCGCCGCCGCCGCCGCCTGGGTCGCGGATGTCGCCGTCGACACGGTGACCGGCGAGGTCACCCTGACCCGCGTCGCCATCGGCCAGGATCAGGGGCTGGTCATCAACCCCGACGGCGTGCGCCAGCAGATCCACGGCAACGTGATCCAGACCGCCTCACGCGTGCTGCAGGAAGAGGTCAGCTTTGACGCCATTTCTGTCAGCGACCGCAGCTTTGCCGATTACCCGGTGGCGGGCTTTGCAACCCTTCCCGAGATCCGCAGCCATATCATCGCCGAACCATCGGACCCGCCGCTCGGCACCGGCGAAAGCGCCGCCGTGCCGGCCGCCGCCGCCATCGCCAATGCGATCTTCGACGCGACCGGGGTACGGATGCGCGCCGCCCCCTTCACACCCGAAAAGATGCGCGCGGCGCTCGGCGTGTCCGATGCCCCGACACCCATTGCGCCCCCGGCCCGCCAACCCCGCCTCCGTCGCAAGCTCGCGCTTCTGGGCGGGATCGCCACCCTTGCGGGGCTCGGCCTGTCCCTGCTGCCCGGAGCCCGCGCGATTGCGCCCGCGCCCGCGCCTGCCGCGACACTTTACAGCGCCGAAACCCTGAGCCGCGGAGAGCAGCTTTTCGCGCTTGGCAATTGCGCGGCCTGTCACACCGCGCCGGGCGGCATCGCCAATGCCGGGGGGCGGATGATGCAGACGCCCTTTGGCACGCTGGCATCGACCAACCTGACGCCGGATGCAGAGACAGGCTTGGGCAACTGGTCCTATGCCGCCTTCGCCCGCGCCATGCGGCAGGGGATTTCCCGCGACGGACGGCACCTTTACCCGGCCTTCCCCTATACCAGCTTCGCCCGCATGACCGACCCGGATCTGCAGGCGCTATACGCCTATCTGCAAACGCTGGAGCCAGTGCGGGCCGAAACCGCTGCGGCACAGATGCGGGTGCCCCGGACCGTACTGCCGCTCTGGAACATGCTGAACCTCGACGCGACGCCGCTGGTGCCGGAACCCGCGCAGGATGCGGAATGGAACCGGGGGCGCTATCTGGTTGAGACCGTCGGTCATTGTTCCGCCTGCCACACGCCGCGCACGGCCCTCGGGGCGGAATCCAAGGCCGCGCTCTCCGGCGCCGAGGTCGATGGCTGGTTCGCCCCGCCCCTTGCCGGCATGGCCGCCGGAGCCCGTGGCTGGGATGCGGCCAGCCTGCGCAGCTATCTGTCGACCGGTGTCGCGCCCGGCCTTTCGGCCGCCTCCGGCCCGATGGCCGAGGTGGTGGCAGGCCTTGCAACCCTGCCCGAGAGCGACATTGCCGCCATGGCGACCTATCTGGCGAGCCAGGTCAGCGGCGCCGCCACCCCCTTGCCGCAGCAGGTTGCCCCGCAGCCCGATCGCATGCACCGGATCTATGAAAGCGCATGTGCCAGCTGCCATGAGCCGGTCTTTCCCGACAGCGCCAGCGTGGCCCAGGTCCCGCTTGGCGCGGCCCCGGCCCTGCGCGCGCCCAGCGCGGCGGCGGCGATCCGCAGCATCACCGATGGGCTGCGCGGCCCCGATGGCACGTCCCTGCGCGACATGCCCGCATTTGCGCAAGAACTGTCGACGCCGGATATTGCCGCCCTCGCCCGCTATCTACGCCAACGCTATGCGGCGGATCTGCCCGCCTGGGATTAG
- a CDS encoding amidase: protein MPAESPTPPDATAALTRALDLGTPGGARVAVKECLAVAGLPTRAGSAAFEDAPPATDHAAVVQALLDSGAQIIGLANMHELAYGMTGANAHTGTPQNPLWPDRIPGGSSSGSAVLVAQGSVDFAIGTDTGGSIRQPACCCGVFGLKPSFARISRAGALPVGSSLDCIGPFAQNMAMLTRAMQMLDPDFAPETCDSPPALAMVQTEAEADIQAALDAALTGLGDLPTVPLPGMEDAFAAGMTVIGAEIAAEFGALAASNATLGADIRTRVLAARDITGAQLAEAEAIRTRFTDSFDAALLGRDALILPTLPMVPPTWEQAQDPAHVLPLTRFVRPFNLSGHPALTIPILTADGLPAGLQIVGHKGADARLCAVASWICDQIPATCLVQAGLCQKETA, encoded by the coding sequence ATGCCCGCCGAATCCCCCACCCCGCCAGACGCCACCGCCGCGCTGACCCGCGCGCTGGATCTCGGCACGCCGGGGGGGGCGAGGGTGGCGGTGAAGGAATGCCTTGCGGTGGCCGGGCTGCCGACCCGCGCGGGATCGGCCGCCTTCGAGGACGCGCCCCCAGCAACAGATCATGCCGCCGTTGTACAGGCGCTGCTGGATTCGGGCGCGCAGATCATCGGCCTCGCCAACATGCACGAGCTTGCCTATGGCATGACCGGCGCGAATGCCCATACCGGGACGCCGCAGAACCCGCTCTGGCCGGATCGCATCCCCGGCGGGTCTTCGTCGGGCTCCGCCGTGCTGGTGGCGCAGGGATCGGTTGATTTCGCCATCGGGACGGATACCGGCGGCTCGATCCGTCAGCCAGCCTGCTGCTGCGGGGTCTTCGGCCTGAAACCCAGCTTTGCGCGGATTTCGCGCGCCGGAGCACTGCCGGTCGGGTCCTCGCTGGACTGTATCGGGCCCTTTGCCCAGAACATGGCGATGCTGACACGTGCGATGCAGATGCTCGACCCTGATTTCGCGCCTGAAACCTGCGACAGCCCCCCGGCGCTGGCAATGGTCCAGACCGAGGCCGAAGCCGACATTCAGGCCGCGCTCGACGCCGCCCTGACCGGGTTGGGGGATCTTCCGACTGTCCCCCTACCGGGCATGGAAGACGCCTTTGCCGCCGGCATGACCGTCATCGGCGCCGAGATTGCGGCGGAATTCGGTGCGTTGGCGGCCAGCAATGCGACCCTTGGCGCGGATATCCGCACGCGCGTCCTGGCCGCGCGCGACATCACCGGCGCTCAGCTGGCCGAGGCCGAGGCGATCCGCACCCGTTTCACCGACAGCTTCGATGCCGCCCTTCTGGGGCGCGATGCGCTGATCCTGCCGACCCTGCCCATGGTGCCGCCCACCTGGGAACAGGCGCAGGACCCGGCCCATGTGTTGCCGCTGACCCGCTTCGTGCGCCCCTTCAACCTGTCGGGCCACCCGGCGCTGACGATCCCGATCCTGACCGCCGACGGCCTGCCGGCCGGTCTGCAAATCGTCGGGCACAAGGGCGCGGATGCGCGTCTCTGCGCCGTGGCCAGCTGGATCTGCGACCAAATCCCCGCGACCTGCCTTGTGCAAGCGGGCCTCTGCCAGAAGGAAACCGCCTGA
- a CDS encoding class II aldolase/adducin family protein: MNIKADPLAGKTEAELRAQLADFYHLVSYLGWTELIFNHISVRVPGAEHAYLVNPFGLHYDEVTPENLIKVGTDGRKIEDSPHNANPAGFALHGVIHEHRPDVGCVAHTHTTPISAITMKGFDIDHDSFYGAQLFGRVGYHTFEGITLYDEERARMLASLGDKHVLVLKNHGVAVCEADIPLTFFLLWTVQRAAEIQCAAAGIPGPNTILPEEVKRKCAADAQALKENAGFATLLFDAMVRKMKMDRAGS; the protein is encoded by the coding sequence ATGAACATCAAGGCCGATCCCCTTGCCGGCAAGACCGAAGCCGAATTGCGCGCCCAGCTTGCCGATTTCTACCACCTGGTCAGCTACCTTGGCTGGACCGAACTGATCTTCAACCATATCTCGGTCAGGGTGCCGGGCGCCGAACATGCCTACCTGGTGAACCCCTTCGGCCTGCATTACGACGAGGTCACGCCCGAGAACCTGATCAAGGTCGGCACCGATGGGCGCAAGATCGAAGACAGCCCCCATAACGCCAACCCCGCCGGTTTTGCCCTGCACGGGGTGATTCATGAACACCGTCCCGATGTCGGCTGCGTCGCCCATACCCATACCACCCCGATCTCGGCCATCACCATGAAGGGCTTCGACATAGATCACGACAGCTTCTATGGCGCGCAGCTTTTTGGTCGGGTCGGCTATCATACCTTCGAAGGCATCACCCTATACGACGAAGAGCGCGCGCGGATGCTTGCCTCGCTCGGGGACAAGCATGTGCTGGTGCTGAAGAACCACGGCGTCGCGGTTTGCGAAGCCGATATTCCGCTGACCTTCTTCCTGCTCTGGACCGTTCAGCGCGCGGCCGAAATCCAATGTGCCGCAGCAGGCATTCCCGGCCCCAACACGATCCTGCCCGAAGAGGTAAAGCGCAAATGCGCTGCCGACGCCCAGGCGCTGAAGGAAAATGCAGGCTTTGCGACATTGCTTTTCGACGCCATGGTACGAAAGATGAAGATGGACCGGGCGGGGTCCTGA
- a CDS encoding ABC transporter transmembrane domain-containing protein — translation MTLDSAALDRDPSRQVGALRELWPYLRPYRGMMAGAFAALVLTATVSLVLPLAVRRVVDNFNSESLYLLDQYFAAALGIAALLAVGTGLRYALVTRLGERVVADIRKSIFGRVIGLSPAFYETTMTGEVLSRITTDTTLIQSVIGSSVSVALRNVLILVGGMVLMLVTSAKLTGLALLIVPLVVVPILTLGRRLRHLSRANQDWIAASSGNASEALLSVQTVQAFTHEALSRAAFDRVTEESYRSALSRITTRALMTAIVIFLVFGGVVGVLWIGAQDVRAGQMSSGALVQFVIYAVMVSGAVAALSEIWGELQRAAGATERLVELLTVTDTVLDPARPIDPPLPMRGEITFDNVSFFYPSRPGVAALDHVSLSIRPGETVALVGPSGAGKSTIIQMIQRFYDPASGQVRLDGVGLKDMARAAFRRSVALVPQDPVIFAATARENIRFGWPEAPDDEVEEAARAAAADAFIRNLPEGYDSPLGERGVMLSGGQKQRIAIARAILRDAPVLLLDEATSALDAESERLVQDAIDLLAEGRTTVIVAHRLATVKKADRIIVMDEGRIVAEGSHDELVAEGGLYARLARLQFTDGSGV, via the coding sequence GTGACACTGGACAGCGCCGCCCTTGACCGTGACCCATCGCGACAAGTCGGTGCCCTGCGTGAACTCTGGCCCTACCTGCGGCCTTATCGCGGCATGATGGCTGGCGCCTTCGCGGCGCTGGTGCTGACCGCGACCGTCTCGCTGGTGCTGCCGCTGGCGGTGCGCCGGGTGGTGGACAATTTCAATTCCGAAAGCCTGTACCTGCTGGATCAGTATTTCGCCGCCGCCCTCGGCATTGCGGCGCTTCTGGCGGTGGGGACGGGGCTGCGCTACGCGCTGGTCACCCGGTTGGGCGAACGGGTGGTCGCCGATATCCGCAAGTCGATCTTCGGGCGGGTCATCGGCCTTAGCCCGGCCTTCTACGAAACCACCATGACCGGCGAGGTGCTGAGCCGGATCACCACGGATACCACGCTGATCCAGTCGGTTATCGGGTCCTCGGTGTCGGTCGCCCTGCGCAACGTGCTGATCCTGGTGGGGGGCATGGTGCTGATGCTGGTGACTTCGGCCAAGCTGACCGGGCTGGCGCTGCTGATCGTGCCGCTGGTTGTGGTGCCGATCCTGACCCTGGGCCGCCGTTTGCGCCACCTGTCGCGGGCCAACCAGGACTGGATCGCGGCCTCGTCGGGCAATGCCTCCGAGGCGCTGCTGTCGGTGCAGACCGTGCAGGCCTTCACCCACGAGGCACTCAGCCGCGCGGCCTTCGACCGGGTGACCGAGGAAAGCTATCGCTCGGCCCTGTCGCGGATCACGACCCGTGCGCTGATGACCGCCATCGTCATCTTCCTGGTCTTCGGCGGCGTCGTCGGCGTGCTGTGGATCGGGGCGCAGGATGTGCGCGCCGGGCAGATGTCGTCGGGCGCGCTGGTGCAATTCGTGATCTACGCGGTCATGGTATCGGGCGCAGTCGCTGCCCTGTCCGAGATCTGGGGCGAATTGCAGCGTGCCGCTGGCGCGACCGAGCGGCTGGTGGAGCTGCTGACGGTCACCGACACGGTGCTTGATCCGGCCCGCCCGATCGATCCGCCGTTGCCAATGCGGGGCGAGATCACCTTCGACAACGTGTCCTTCTTCTATCCCTCGCGGCCGGGCGTCGCGGCGCTGGATCATGTCAGCCTGAGCATCCGCCCGGGCGAAACCGTGGCGCTGGTCGGGCCCTCGGGCGCGGGCAAGTCGACGATCATCCAGATGATCCAGCGGTTCTATGACCCGGCATCGGGTCAGGTCCGGCTGGACGGCGTGGGTCTGAAGGACATGGCCCGTGCCGCCTTCCGCCGGTCGGTCGCGCTGGTGCCGCAGGACCCGGTGATCTTTGCCGCCACGGCGCGCGAGAATATCCGCTTCGGCTGGCCCGAAGCCCCGGATGACGAGGTCGAAGAGGCCGCCCGCGCCGCCGCCGCCGATGCCTTCATCAGAAACTTGCCCGAAGGCTACGACAGTCCGCTGGGGGAGCGCGGCGTGATGCTGTCGGGGGGGCAGAAGCAACGCATTGCCATTGCCCGCGCCATCCTGCGCGATGCGCCGGTGCTGCTGCTGGACGAAGCCACCAGCGCGCTGGACGCAGAAAGCGAACGCCTGGTGCAGGACGCCATCGACCTGCTTGCAGAGGGGCGCACCACGGTCATCGTCGCGCATCGTCTCGCCACCGTGAAGAAGGCCGACCGGATCATCGTCATGGACGAAGGCCGGATCGTCGCCGAAGGCAGTCACGATGAACTTGTCGCCGAAGGCGGTCTTTATGCCCGGCTGGCGCGGTTGCAGTTCACCGACGGCTCGGGCGTCTGA
- a CDS encoding (2Fe-2S)-binding protein translates to MNGKSRPADVDTNLSLLDLLRAELGLRGPKYGCGMAQCGACTVLIDEVPARACMLRAARIDGAAVTTLEGLADAETGALHPVQQGFLKAEGAQCGYCLNGMVMTAVALLRRTPDPSDALIRDALRHNICRCGAHLEIVASVREAARLLRGADV, encoded by the coding sequence GTGAACGGAAAATCCCGTCCCGCCGATGTCGATACCAACCTGTCGCTGCTGGATCTTCTGCGCGCGGAGCTTGGCCTCCGGGGGCCGAAATACGGCTGTGGGATGGCGCAATGTGGTGCCTGCACCGTGCTGATCGACGAGGTCCCCGCCCGCGCCTGCATGCTGCGCGCCGCCCGCATCGATGGCGCTGCGGTCACCACGCTGGAAGGGCTGGCAGATGCGGAGACCGGCGCGCTGCACCCGGTCCAGCAGGGGTTCCTGAAGGCCGAGGGCGCGCAATGCGGATACTGCCTGAACGGGATGGTCATGACGGCCGTGGCGCTGCTGCGCCGGACCCCCGACCCCAGCGACGCCCTGATCCGGGACGCCCTGCGCCACAACATCTGCCGCTGCGGCGCGCATCTTGAAATCGTCGCCTCGGTCCGCGAAGCCGCCAGGCTGCTGCGGGGTGCCGATGTCTGA
- a CDS encoding acyl-CoA synthetase: protein MAFTGKEETDRLGSEMPWSARDVPATVHQMLTRTATAYPGNDAVSFQLESGPAARAETLKWAELTQGVTRTANLFRSLGIGPQDVVALLLPNTTETAFAVLGGMVAGIVSPINPLLEPEQIAAILRETGAKVVVTLKSFPRSDVAQKTAEAVRHAPDVQTVLEIDLNRYLSPPKSWLVPLMRPKMPGRSHVDVRQFAAELAKQPDHLTFVDDPEDRVVAFFHTGGTTGMPKIARHLASGIVYNGWLGATLLFSEEDNIMCPLPLFHVFACQVMLMGAASSGAHVVLPTPAGYRGDGVFDNFWKLCERWKITFITGVPTAFSALMQRPVDADLSTVKLAFSGSAPLPHELFRRFEEAAGVKILEGYGLTEATCLVSCNPDMGERKFGSVGVPLPYTEVRILDNSHGDLRECGVDEVGEICIASPGVFAGSTYTEAAKNADLFHYDRYLRTGDLGRLDADGYLFITGRAKDLIIRGGHNIDPAVIEEALLTHKAVAFAGAIGQPDSRAGELPCAYVELVAGADVTPEELLAHCKVHVHERAAIPKHVEILSELPKTAVGKVFKPELRKQAIKRVYDAALAEAGLDVTVQEVVDDRKRGLTARLRRGADVDDEKLVQLLGNFTRPWEWAEPKPQA, encoded by the coding sequence TTGGCTTTTACAGGTAAAGAAGAGACGGATCGCCTCGGCAGCGAGATGCCGTGGTCGGCGCGCGACGTGCCCGCGACCGTGCACCAGATGCTGACGCGGACGGCAACGGCCTATCCCGGCAATGACGCCGTGTCCTTCCAGCTGGAATCCGGACCCGCAGCCCGCGCCGAGACACTGAAATGGGCCGAGCTGACCCAGGGGGTCACCCGGACGGCAAACCTGTTCCGCAGTCTCGGAATCGGGCCGCAGGACGTGGTGGCGCTGCTGCTGCCCAATACGACAGAGACCGCCTTTGCGGTGCTCGGCGGCATGGTCGCGGGCATCGTCAGCCCGATCAACCCGCTGCTGGAGCCCGAACAGATCGCAGCCATCCTGCGCGAAACCGGGGCCAAGGTGGTGGTCACGCTGAAAAGCTTCCCCCGGTCGGACGTGGCCCAGAAGACGGCCGAAGCGGTGCGCCATGCACCCGATGTGCAGACCGTCCTTGAGATCGACCTGAACCGCTATCTTTCGCCGCCCAAGAGCTGGCTGGTGCCGCTGATGCGGCCGAAGATGCCGGGGCGGTCGCATGTGGATGTCCGCCAGTTCGCGGCGGAACTGGCGAAGCAACCCGATCACCTGACCTTTGTCGATGATCCCGAAGACCGTGTGGTGGCCTTCTTCCACACGGGGGGAACGACGGGTATGCCCAAGATCGCCCGGCACCTTGCCTCGGGGATCGTCTACAACGGCTGGCTCGGCGCGACGCTGCTGTTTTCCGAGGAAGACAACATCATGTGCCCGTTGCCGCTGTTCCATGTCTTTGCCTGCCAGGTGATGCTGATGGGCGCGGCGAGTTCAGGCGCCCATGTGGTCCTGCCGACCCCGGCGGGCTATCGCGGCGACGGGGTCTTCGACAATTTCTGGAAACTTTGCGAGCGCTGGAAGATCACCTTCATCACCGGCGTGCCCACGGCCTTTTCGGCGCTGATGCAGCGCCCGGTGGATGCCGATCTGTCGACGGTCAAGCTGGCCTTTTCCGGGTCGGCCCCGCTGCCGCATGAATTGTTCCGCCGCTTCGAAGAGGCCGCAGGCGTCAAGATCCTGGAAGGCTACGGTCTGACCGAGGCGACCTGCCTCGTGTCCTGCAACCCGGACATGGGCGAGCGCAAGTTCGGCTCGGTCGGGGTGCCGCTGCCCTATACCGAGGTGCGCATTCTGGACAACTCCCACGGTGATCTGCGCGAATGTGGTGTCGACGAGGTCGGCGAGATCTGCATCGCGAGCCCGGGCGTCTTTGCCGGTTCGACCTATACCGAGGCTGCGAAAAACGCCGATCTGTTCCACTACGACCGGTATCTGCGCACGGGCGACCTGGGGCGGCTGGATGCGGATGGCTACCTGTTCATCACCGGACGGGCCAAGGACCTGATCATCCGGGGCGGTCACAACATCGACCCGGCCGTGATCGAAGAGGCCCTTTTGACCCACAAGGCCGTCGCCTTTGCCGGCGCCATCGGCCAGCCCGACAGCCGGGCCGGTGAATTGCCCTGCGCCTATGTCGAACTGGTCGCCGGGGCCGATGTCACCCCAGAGGAACTGCTGGCTCATTGCAAGGTGCATGTCCACGAACGCGCCGCGATCCCCAAGCATGTGGAAATCCTTTCCGAACTGCCCAAGACCGCCGTCGGCAAGGTCTTCAAACCCGAGCTGCGCAAGCAGGCCATCAAGCGGGTCTATGATGCCGCCCTGGCCGAAGCCGGGCTGGACGTGACCGTGCAGGAGGTCGTCGATGACCGGAAACGCGGGCTGACCGCCCGCCTGCGACGCGGCGCCGATGTCGATGATGAAAAGCTGGTGCAGC